From the Fusarium musae strain F31 chromosome 11, whole genome shotgun sequence genome, one window contains:
- a CDS encoding hypothetical protein (EggNog:ENOG41) translates to MAPAKTEILVVDQPALHSKTVATEEVTPLPDLAPPLLPTEKIGPMGWIRSLLHFELGENYNAEETTSILKRAYSAFKERTPIAGCEAVPTAEYLETGLMQLRHYGDEIEHDFLVKDLRDGDFPSFEELKRRGYPTSVLDPDVVCQRGLGGEWPRAGDRLNTTMVQLNFIKGGLLLNVLFLHAYIDGTTAYKFTEIFAEEVRKAQGLPISNPAEIPCDDRAKLMKPSDTIVGKPEDHPEYIEVPFTPEGPPPKLASPIHHGHIFYFSPEKIQELKEAAAPCNAKLFKSDDISSYISTTDALTALVWRCTMIAQHGKKEGEDKPTGLSMVGLALDARRRAGKPVHKHTLGNILGFAPAVMDIEKILEHDDVSLADIALVVRSAVNKSKDTYLATISSLVDGLGNVSRLIPAIFLDMPGNHALFSSWREFPFYDIQWGPALGDQIKAIRPPSVGVTHSMHIILPDRPEAGPGVEVFVGTENSAMESLLGNPLWRQYAQGPEKA, encoded by the coding sequence ATGGCTCCCGCCAAAACAGAGATTCTGGTCGTAGACCAACCCGCTCTCCACTCCAAAACCGTCGCTACAGAAGAGGTCACACCACTTCCTGATCTCGCTCCCCCGTTACTTCCCACTGAGAAGATTGGTCCTATGGGATGGATCCGAAGTCTTCTACactttgagcttggtgagaacTACAATGCTGAGGAGACAACTTCTATCCTCAAGAGGGCTTATTCGGCGTTCAAGGAGCGTACGCCTATTGCGGGGTGTGAGGCTGTTCCTACTGCTGAGTATCTCGAGACTGGGTTGATGCAGCTTCGTCATtatggtgatgagattgaacATGACTTTCTTGTCAAGGATCTTCGAGATGGAGATTTTCCTAGCTTTGAGGAGCTGAAGCGTCGGGGCTACCCTACTTCAGTTCTGGATCCTGATGTTGTTTGTCAACGTGGTCTGGGTGGAGAATGGCCTCGTGCTGGAGATCGACTGAACACTACCATGGTACAGCTGAACTTTATCAAGGGCGGTTTGCTCCTTAACGTCCTTTTCCTTCACGCCTACATCGATGGAACAACAGCGTACAAGTTCACGGAGATTTTCGCTGAAGAGGTCCGCAAAGCTCAGGGCCTACCTATTTCCAACCCAGCCGAAATCCCCTGTGACGATAGGGCAAAGTTGATGAAGCCATCTGATACCATCGTCGGTAAGCCCGAGGATCATCCCGAATACATTGAAGTACCCTTCACGCCCGAGGGTCCCCCACCGAAGTTGGCTTCACCCATCCACCACGGCCACATCTTTTACTTCTCCCCTGAGAAGATCCAGGAACTCAAAGAGGCTGCTGCGCCTTGCAACGCTAAGCTTTTCAAGTCTGATGACATTTCTTCTTACATCTCGACTACCGATGCGTTGACAGCTTTGGTCTGGCGATGCACCATGATAGCCCAGCATGGAAAGAAGGAGGGTGAGGATAAACCTACTGGACTATCTATGGTTGGTCTGGCGCTTGACGCTCGTCGTCGAGCTGGAAAGCCTGTTCACAAACACACTCTCGGCAATATTCTTGGGTTTGCGCCCGCTGTCATGGACATCGAGAAGATTCTAGAACATGACGATGTCAGCCTAGCAGACATTGCTCTTGTTGTCAGAAGCGCAGTCAACAAATCCAAAGACACGTACCTCGCCACCATCAGCTCCCTCGTGGATGGTCTCGGTAATGTATCACGATTGATACCTGCCATCTTTCTCGACATGCCAGGCAATCATGCCTTGTTCTCGTCATGGAGAGAGTTTCCATTCTATGATATCCAGTGGGGTCCTGCCCTGGGTGACCAAATCAAGGCTATTCGACCGCCTTCAGTGGGAGTGACTCACTCAATGCATATCATTCTGCCTGATCGACCTGAGGCAGGTCCTGGCGTGGAGGTGTTCGTCGGTACGGAGAACAGTGCGATGGAAAGTCTATTGGGAAACCCTCTGTGGCGACAATACGCCCAAGGACCAGAGAAGGCGTAA